The following nucleotide sequence is from Pseudoliparis swirei isolate HS2019 ecotype Mariana Trench chromosome 7, NWPU_hadal_v1, whole genome shotgun sequence.
CAAGGTAGAAtgccatgaaaaggtcaaaaatgGTCCTCGTATAATATGCCATTAGATtttataaaaagttaaaatatagTATGCCATGAAAACAAGTGATAAGTAAAGTGATATTATGATATGCCATATAAATGTCATATTTAGTAATAAAAACATCATAAGATTATATACCATACACATATCACACCACATTTCTTTTGCTTATATGCCatgaaaatattataaatagacAGTATAGTATACcataaaaatacacaatgaatacattatataatatggAATAAAAAAGTTCAAAGGCATTGTATACTATGGCGtaagaaagtattttttttaaattgtatgaaAATGTCATAGAatatttttctaattatttttataatagtCTTATACCATAAAAGGTAATTATAAAGTATGCcagaaaaagtaaaatatataaaataaatatcataaCCTGTTGTGCCATGACAAAGGTCATAACAATGCCTGTACACCATATATCTCATATTCAAACCTGTTTCAACACTTCAAAATCATGTCTCTGTCACCAGTCATTATCCGAAAAAAGAAGTCAATAATGTcatagtttattttgtttttagaaaatctaaatagtaatagtaatagtTAATATATAGATTAACAAGTGTTTGTCGGGATTTCAATCCACAAAGGAACCATTTATTCTCTAAAAAATATACTTTGTCTATATTCAGAGCAATTGACAGTTTGTACTGTTTATATCATATATGtcatataatgtattatattgtTGTGTATTAGGGACTTCTGTGTGTTCCCTCTATTTCTCCAGCCTTCAgtaaatacagacacacactgcttGTTATTAACATAATAAAAGATTATCTTGTTTTTATCCATCTATCATTCTCCCCCTCTTAACCCTCCAAGATAACAACAGGCTTAAGAGGTGGACAATAGCAAACCAGTCAAATATAACCaaaaagcatacagtaaatgtTCGGGTGTTTATTCCCAAAATATGAATTATCACCTTTTAACTATCACCTAAAGTAAAATTAAACCATTTAATTGTTTTTCAGTTTACCTCCAGAACTTAAATTAAAACGTAACATTTCTGATAGTTTGTCTTCACCCAGCGGACAATTCAGTGTATTACATGCAAAAGACAATTCCAGAGACGAGTTGATTAGTTTCAATAACAAAAGTTTTATTAACAATGTAAAATGACCTATATCAGCTTCGACTACTGTACCTTCACCGTGCCATAAACATGTATCACTACCATTAATAAGCAAGACCCATGCTGCCTGGCCTCTGTCTGCATTTGACTGCCTGAGACAGAGGGAAGCCCTCCCGGTTCACACCAACAAACTGATTATTGACTAACCATCTCCATCTTTGAAAATAATTCAGAGAGCATTGCGTAAAGAGTATGTGTACAAGTCTAGCATCTCGATTTATAGATAGATATTGTGTGCAAAGAAGTTTTCATTTTGAGTATTGTATCATATATTCCATTTTGAAGCTGGAAAGGTAAAGTTGGATACAGGTACTTGGTTTATGGAAGACTAAATTAAGTAcattgagaagaaaaaacaacaagaaacagaaaacagatACTGTTATACACAACAAACGTATTCTGCACGAACCTCTCGTCTCAGCTTTGACATACGAAGATATAACTTTGTCTTTGCATGTGCCATCTTGAAATATTCAGAAGGCTTCTATTCATAAGTTAACACATTATTTATGACAAAAACTGACACTTACATTCCCTTTTTGTTTCCCATGAATTATCATTTCATTCACTCAGGTTTGAGGAAGTAAATGAACATTGACACTATTTCTCACTCTCTTCCACATTGGACAATCAGATCATTTACCACAAAAAAAGGGAGAATTTGTTGCaaaatattttacaatatatGTTCATGACTTGTTTTTCATTACATTGCAGTTACAATTCTTCTttgtattacaaaataaaattataaaatgggcagcctgttttttttcaaaagagagagaaggagacaattcattttgaaaatggcAGTAATAGATTGGTGGGAGACACAAGTGGTGAAGGACGGTGGGTAATGGTGTCTTTGTTGCCGCCTCCTACCCACGAAGGCGAGGCCCTTAGCTGGTTACCAGGCAACAGAGCCCAAAGAACCGCCTCTTCCTCTGTCGGACCAGTGGGTAGGGAGTCAGGTTCAGCAAACTGCTGTCGTCTgggcacacggacacacagcagagacgcGTGTCTTCATCTCAATGCCTCGTCTAGACTTCTTTGACTATGAAATACTTTAAACGTGTCGCTGCTCTCGggggtagaggtgtgtgtggggatctGTGTGTAATGTGGCGTTCTACCTTACCGTGGTTCTTCAAGGGTAAAGGCATTGTCTCCCTGAGTTTACTGAGAAGGTTCTTCATCTCCCTCATGTCCCTGCAGTAACACACATACGGGCTTTGATGTAGAGCATCTTTCATGTTGTGcgtttacacacaaacacacgcaaacTAATTCAGTAAATGCTCAACTGCATCATATTTTTGCAACGTCATCGAAAAACCATCTGAAATGAATTGTATTCGGCGTGATAAAGTGTATCAGTCTAATTTCTGAAGCTGATTGAATACACACTCTGTGACTAGGAGATGCCGCCTCAATATGTGAGGTCATGTTCAAGCAGTTTGCAAACAGGCCAATAACATCCCATGTAGAACGGGATGgaccacatttttttattatttgattcTGTTGTTTTaccaacatatttaaataattacacTCAACAACAGActtaaatattacatatttcTTAATATTCTACTTGTCAACTTTGCCAAGTACAGTCAGTTGTAAATACTGTGGGGTTGGCAGTGCACAACAACATCTGGTCATTTGTTTTTGGAACAACAGTACAAGCCGAATGTTCCTTAATGTATACTGCTATGCAATTAAAAGTTgcacaaatattttaaaaagcgaGCTGTAAATGATCAACTGTTACATTATTAGTGTGGTTGTGAATTAAAATGGGATCTAGTTCAATAAAGCAAtttaactaatatatatatatataaatcacttATTTtgctagtatatatatatatatatatatatgtaaatatatatatatatatatatatacatatatttatatatatatatacatatatatatatatgtatatacatatatgaatgttATAATGCAACCTGTTGATGCATCTCTGATCATTTCAatcatgttaaaataaatagttactttgcattacattttcacacatcaacaaacacacacacacacagacacacaaacaaacacacataacgTACTCAAACACAGAAGGACACGACACAATTCTTCGGTCTACCTACTTTTCTATGTTTTCTATATCCGTGGCCACCAGCCAGTAGAGCTGAGGGAAGTCCgtgggggaggaagaggtgtCCTCCAGGATGGGGATGTCTGAGCTGTCCTCCGTCTTACTTTGGACCCCGGGAGGAACACAGGAATCCTTACCTGAAGCACACAGAGAGCAGCGAGCCTAAACATGTGTCACCACTACATTAAACACGTAGGGGAAACAAggatgaaaaggaaaaaaaaacacacacaacattaccCATCCGATCACATGATTCATCAACGTCATTAAACATGTACAGGCACTATAAACACTATATTTTCACACGTATATATTTAGGTTTGGTGATTATACTGCTGCtggtattaataatataaattttttttttaagacgtCAATTAATAATTGTGCATGCATTTTAAAATCTGCTCGTCTGCTTTCTTTGTCATTTGATTTTAATTATAAACGAGCAAGCATACGTATCAAAAGCTATGCCATGGGGCGTGTCTGTGTATTGACCTTTCCTGTGAAGCTGCAGGGAGCCCAGCAAGCACACAGATTTGAGCATCTCGGTGATGTACATCTCCAGACAGCACTGCAGCTGGATGAAGAGCCGACAGATCTCAGGGTGGATCTCCCCGTCCTCTGGCCTGAAATGACACATCGTGAGACGACAGAGAGGTCACTGGATGCAATGAACTTCatggaaacaaattaaaatcatAGTTCTGTTGAAGGAAAGGTTCACGTTGACTCCTTAGTTTAAACCCGTTGAGCTCAGCTTCTCGATGTGGATGTGCTAAACTTAACCCTACGCTTGGCAGCGGTTCCTCTGATCAATGCACAGCATGGAGATACAAAAGGTTTGGGTACTGGGGGAAAATAACAAAATAGTATGGCTAATAGTAAGAATGCACATCTTCCATGTCACTTCATGAAGCATTCAACCCACAAATGTCACGAATGTCATTTTATTTCCTTGAACATCTGAACAAAAAACTAAGAATGACTAATATCAGGACATCAAACAAAGTTTACCTAATTTAAACCACCAGATGAGAGATGAGCTGGAGTTTGCATAACGGATGAATAAACAGGAGCCGTCTGGTTCTTTTGACTCGTttctatttattcatttcaacAGCAGACGGTGGTTTAAAATTGCAACTTGCTGGATTTTTTGCTTGATTGTGTTCTAGCGTGTCcatattttctgtttgtttaaccATCTGAGAATGTGTAAATAGAAGGCAAGTGGAGAAgttcaaacattaaaaaagcaacGCATGCGTATTTTTTCTATCTATACCCAGAGCAGATCACCGCCTTTTAAAAGACGCCGCAGTGTAGCTCGGAAACATATCAATCTGGTGTTCAACGGGGAACTACAGCAGGTGATATCCAGTGGGTGTGATATCACAGGGGAAAGTGACAGCGATGAAAGGCGTGAAACTTGCACCTGGTGCAAATATTGTTCACACAAATCATGCTGTCGCATTCCCTTTTCCCACCAGCGAGCTTCTCCTTCCCACCCTTGTGCTGTCACAGGGCTGCCTTCTACAGAGCTGTCATCAATGCTATCCTGCTTATCACATCGGAGAGGCCCTGCACCACTCAAACCATTCAGACACACTGGCTTTATTTGATTAAAGGGGAATAATCTGTCTAATTCAAGCCCTGTTCCTGTAGTAGACGGACAATTGAATCGCCCGCAGAGCTTTCAGAGAAGGAGGAATCGAGCACATTATGACGAGGGCATTGATGTTGCTATCGGTGGACACTTAAGAGTTCTCTTTAAAGCtgctaatttaatttgtcattagtattgtattgtgtattgtgtatgcatatatgttgtacagatacatatatattttattttatattttactttgtatacttcttgtatacatctttatctttcatccctgttttttatattttattttttattcttgtgtgtttagtttattagtgctgctactgttacgacaaatttccccttggggattaataaagtacatatctatctatctatctacaccGTCTCCTCTTctaaagcagcagcagccgaaCATCCAAGCACATGTGGACTATAATTAATGGTACTTGTTGGCTTGGAGGTATAATTGTGTCTAGACGTCTAATTACGAGCCATATCACAGGAAAAGAAGCACACCGAGTATAAAGCGTCTTCACTGTAAACTGCTCTGTTTCTCAAATGATTTGAATAAGATTTTATTAAAGCCTTGTTATAGAAAATGCAACTAAAATGTCCATGTACAATGGGTGTCGTGTGATTCATGCCTCCTCGTGGCAGGAAACATGCAGTAGACATGCTTATGGCTAACCATAAGAGTGTGTCACGCACATGCGGTTCAAAGC
It contains:
- the rgs7bpa gene encoding regulator of G-protein signaling 7-binding protein A, yielding MSSASNGRKNRPRSAGNIFQIGKPPCRDPERRESTESTRKAQRAVADCRMIVQEFNTLVALYRELVISIGEITVDCPSLRAEMLKTRTKGCEMARAAHHSLSLISGPEDGEIHPEICRLFIQLQCCLEMYITEMLKSVCLLGSLQLHRKGKDSCVPPGVQSKTEDSSDIPILEDTSSSPTDFPQLYWLVATDIENIEKDMREMKNLLSKLRETMPLPLKNHDDSSLLNLTPYPLVRQRKRRFFGLCCLVTS